Proteins encoded by one window of Canis lupus baileyi chromosome 16 unlocalized genomic scaffold, mCanLup2.hap1 SUPER_16_unloc_1, whole genome shotgun sequence:
- the LOC140629530 gene encoding uncharacterized protein, producing the protein MARRRAERGGGAGARGAAGAGGGCCSPARPLARPPLRASPSASPAPRTYELRAAGRAAPGAVRACRGDAGGDLGLAPALRSKERRGAASGLRALELRDAALGNPRGELPPSPRGRSAQPGAGLGWKVRGMGRGAPDPLTWITWCASAGLRRPPPPRPRLRPGLASFHLAVGAHTWQKASPVLSVTGDLSASLPLCTQESAPF; encoded by the exons ATGGCCCGGCGGCGGGCAGAGCGCGGAGGCGGCGCGGGCGCGCGCGGGGCTGCCGGGGCCGGAGGAGGCTGCTGCTCGCCCGCTcgcccgctcgcccgcccgccgctccgcgcttctccctccgcctccccggccccgcgcacCTACGAGCTCCGGGCCGCGGGCCGAGCTGCCCCGGGCGCTGTCCGGGCCTGCAGAGGGGATGCCGGCGGGGACCTCGGGCTCGCGCCGGCGTTGCGCAGCAAAGAAAGGCGAGGCGCGGCGTCGGGGCTGCGCGCCCTGGAGCTCCGGGACGCGGCACTTGGGAACCCCCGCGGCGAGCTCCCGCCATCTCCGCGCGGCCGGAGCGCGCAGCCCGGGGCTGGCCTCGGGTGGAAAGTGCGGGGAATGGGGCGAGGAGCTCCGGACCCCCTAACGTGGATTACTTGGTGTGCATCAGCCGGGCTCAGACGACCCCCACCCCCGCGACCTCGTCTGCGTCCTGGGCTTGCTTCCTTCCACCTGGCAGTCGGGGCGCATACCTGGCAG aaagcgTCGCCTGTGCTTTCTGTGACAGGGGACTTGTCTGCCAGTTTGCCATTGTGCACTCAGGAATCTGCTCCATTCTGA